From the genome of Candidatus Hydrogenedentota bacterium:
CTGTGATCCGCGCACGGCCGCGCCGCTGATCGCCGCCGAGCGCGCGGTGGCTCAACGGATCGGACATCCGAAGGCGATGACCATTCCACCGCATTTCGTGGCACCGCATTTCGCGGCCTCAGCGCCGACGAACCCTCTTCAACCCCAGTGGATGGCTCAAGGGTCGGTGCGTCCTCAACGCCCACGGGTTGCCCAGGGGCCGATCGTGTCAGCTCGTCCCCCCGTGAGCAGCGTCGATGCCAATCCGGCATTCGGCGTGTTCATTCAATACGTGTCCGCTCAGCAAATACGTTGAACCACGGATCTTGGCAGCGAAAGGAAAGACGGCATGTACGAACCAACGACCGGCCGCTTCAGCACGCTCGACCCATTCTTCGGAAACCTCAACGACCCGCAATCGTTCCACAAGTACGCCTACGTCCACGGCGACCCGGTCAACAACATCGACCCGACGGGGATGTACTCCGGAGCGGCGGTCGGGGCCATCTATTCGATGTTTGTTTCGGGTGTTCTCGGTGCACCGCCTCGCACCGCACAAAGACCAATGGATGGTTCTCGGATACTCACAGACGGTGGCAGTTACCGAATGCTCACAAGAAAGGAACAATTGATAATTGGCTATTTTTACAGGGCCGCATTTCCAGGACTGTTTGATCGCGGAGGCCACAACGGCGATCAAGAGCTACTTCGCCTCGCACGTGTCATGTCGGAAGTAAAGTTGTGGGACCAGAAGTCAATTCAAGGTTGGCATGTCCTCCGTCCCAAATACATAATCGCATTCCATGCTATAGACACTTTTGGGGCTGGCGCAGTCTCGTTAGGTACAGATCAATACTATGCGCGTTTTCCACGTGCGAATGAAGTGGACAATCTTCCTCTTTTGGCACACGAGTTGTTTCATTCGTACCATGCAGACAGAACGGGAGGAACGACCTCGTTTTTATCCATTTATCTTCTGGATTCGGCTGCTGCATATGTCGAAAGCGGTGCAGCGTACCATGGAAACTTCTCCGAGATTTTTGGGCACGCAATCCAGGATGCGTTGCTTGAAATGCTGGACAATCCAACTTTTGTCGCCGCGTTTTAAAATGAAACTGAAGCCAGTCTTCCGGAGTCGATGAAGCGCACAATCGAATTGAAAGTCAATAGCCACTTAAGCAGGCTCTTTAAGCGGCCACCGCCGAGTGAGCCGTTCCCGTCTTCTGGTTTCTACGAATACCCTTGGCCGATGTACTGACACTCAAAGAATGCGGCTCATCCGGCAATCATAACTGGTGTCTCCTCCATTCAAGAATATCGAAGGGGTTAAGTTTCCCCGAACTCTTATTGCTGGTCCAGCTATATCCAGAAGGTCATATGCGACTCCACATTCCTAGAAATCTACAACTGGCACGTCTTGTGCTAATTTGCGTTGTTCCGTTCGTTCTACTCACTGGAGGATGTTTTGGGGACGCAATAATCTCTGTGAAAGGAACCGTTGTCGATACACATGAAAAACCTATCCAGAGAGCGAGAGCGGAATTGTATTTCAATTCTGAAACTTCTCCTCGCAAATCGCACATGTCATCAGACGCAGGTCAATACAGGCTCTTCGATACTTACGCACCATCGTTTGAGAAGCCTAAGATTATTCTGGTGGTTGAGAAAGAAGGGTTTCGAAGATATTCCGAAGAATTGGACGCGTCCAAGGCTTACCACGAGAATCATAAAGTTATCCTTCGACCAGAGGACTCTGCCGACAAGTGAAATTCTATGCAGGCATATCACGTGAATTGTCGAATTGGTGCAGCCGCAAAAGCCAGCGAGTAAATCATGTACCGTGAACTGTTGAATGATCTGACTTCTATTTCAATTATTCGTAATATGTCGAGGGAATACTCCAAACTCGCGGATCGCGTGCGTGAGTACGAGCGGTTTCTCCCCGCGGCCGCCTGGATGATCGATCCCCTCTGGCAGCAGGCGGAGTGGTCCGCCACGACGTTTCGCTGGCATCCCACCAGCGATGCTCCGCCGATCATGGGGCTCGTCTTCGACCACGCTGACGAGGCACGCAAACTCTTCCAAAACTGGGTCGAACAGAACGGCAACCGGGACGAGCTTGAGGAAATCCGCGTGACCATCATCGAGGGGGACGCGATTGTCGAGGGGAAAGGCCCCGACGAAAAGCCCGGCTACGCGGTGCATCTTTGCCCCGACCCCGAGAACTCGATGATCCGCGCTACGGCGGAGGGGATCGTCCTCGACGAACTCCCCCTCTCGCTGTTCGGCCAGGTCCGCTGCATGTTCCCCGTTGCGGGAGCCGAGCCGCTCTTACCGCGTTTCAGGGATGAATTCGCAAAGCACCAGGAATACCTGCTGGCCCCGGTCACGCGCGGGGAAGATGGCCAACTCTACGTCGATGTCGAATGCGGCATCATCAAGCAAACCGTCCACTTCCAGAACCTCGCGGTGGTCGACGAACAACTCCTCCACGCCGCGAAGAAATTCTGGGAACAGACCGCATACCCGCGTTCATCCATTGCCCGTCAATCATGATCTGTTCCTTCACGCCCTGCCGCCGGTTCTCTTCCACCAGCGAGAGATCCCTGGCCACGGAACCGGAGCCCCGCTCTCTTTCCAGCTTCTGCTTCCAGGTCCGCAACAGGTTGGGATGCACCCCCAGGCTCCGAGCCGCCTCGCCCAGCGAGTACCCCCGCTCGGTCACCAACTGCACCGCCTCACGCTTGAACTCGGCCGTGTACGCTCGTCGCTTCGTGCTCATTTTGGACTTCTCCTCGCGAAGAGTTTACACTCTCCGCCAAGCGCCCACTATTCGCGGGGAAGTCCAGGGGTTGGGCGCCACAGGATTTGCGATCTATGATGTTACAGACTGGCTGCGTGGCGTTTTCCCTTACCTCATCGGAACAGAACAGGGTGGCCCCTACTTAAATGTAACAACTGAGATTTACGGTCATGCCGTTCAGGATACACTCTCCGAAATGATCTCAGACCCTGTATTCGTTAATGCATTTCAAAACGAGACAGAAGCATCTCTTCCAGACTCGATGAAGAGAACCATTCAGATAAAATTCTTGAAGTATTTACGCGTAAGAATGGGCCTTTGACCAGCGAGTAAATGAGAGTGAATCAGATGCGAGCCCTCCCAATCGTTGCTCTCTTCGGAATTCTCAATTGCGGATGCGACCAATATATCTTTGTCAAAGGGAAGGTTGTCGACGCGAAGGGTGTGCCCATTGGAGGCGCGGAAGTCAATTTGGACATCATGAATAATCCGCGATTGGCTAAACACTGCATAACTTCGG
Proteins encoded in this window:
- a CDS encoding transposase produces the protein MSTKRRAYTAEFKREAVQLVTERGYSLGEAARSLGVHPNLLRTWKQKLERERGSGSVARDLSLVEENRRQGVKEQIMIDGQWMNAGMRSVPRISSRRGGVVRRPPRGSGSGRFA